The segment GTTATCTCGCGGTATTTTTCCTCGTTTTCCCGCAGCTCATCCTCGATCCTTCTGAGTTCGGTTATATCCTGGGCTACACAGGCCGCGCCAATAATCTTTCCGGTCGTGTCACGAATGGGCGCGGCGCTCTTGATAATAAAACCGATGGCGCCGTCGAATCGTCTTATCTCCATCACTTGTCCAACGACTGTTTCTCCTTTTCGCGCCGCTCTTGCAGACGCCCATTCCTGAGGCTGAACACGGTTGCCCGTATCCGGCCACCAGGCAACATACGGGTGAAATTCATCGAATGAAAAGTTTGGGGGCAGTGGACCGACCTTGGCTCCATTCCAGATATTCCTAAAGGCGCTGTTATGAAGCGTAAGGCGGCCGTGCTCGTTTACTATGGAGAGACCTACCGGCAGCGCCTCCATTACCGCTTCCAATCGATGTCTCTCATTTTCGGCTTCATCTCTTGCTTCTTTAAGCGCCTCTTCCGTCATCTTCCGCTCGGTTACATCCTGGACTATACCCGCGAGTTGCAGCACTTTGCCCGTTTCATCGAAAGCGGTCGCTCCCCCTTCGGAATGAATCCACCGATTTGAACCGTCTTTTATGATACGGAAGTCGATGCTGTACGATTTGCCGGTGCGATCCAGATCTGCGATGGATTCTACAAAAGATTCACGATCGTGAGGATGAACAATTTTGGAAAGCTCCTCAAGAGTTGGCTCGACAGCCGGCGAAATGCCATAGATGCGGAACAATTCATCGGACCAGGTGAGCTTTCTCGTGTTTACATTCCATTGCCAACTTCCCATTCTGCCCATTCGCTGGCCTTCTGCCAGATTGCGCTCGCTCTCACGCAATGCCTCCTCCATCTTTTTCCGGCCCGTGATGTTATAGAAAATCGCAGTGAAATAGCCTTTTTTCGAACTGTAGGCGTTAACGTCCAGCCAGCGTTTCAGCGAAGGCAAATAAACCTCGAAACGTTCATCTTTTCCGGTCAAGGCTACCCGTCCAACGCGCTCAATTACAGCTTTTGAAAGGTCAGGCACAACCTGGGTCGCTGTCTTGCCTATTACATCTTCTTTTCTCAACCCGACGACAGCCTCATAGGTGTCGTTAACCTCCAAATGCACATAATTTACCGGCTCGTCCAGATCATTCAGAACGACTTTACAGTGTGCTATTCCTGCGCTCTTGTTGTGAAAGAGGCCTTCGTAGTTCCTCTCGATCTCCTGCAAGCGCTCTTCCATCTGCTTCCGCTCAGTGATATCTCTGAATATGGCTGCGAATTGTCCATGAACAGGGCTATATGCGAAAACATCATAGGACCTGTCCTCAAACGTATTTTCAAAATGAGTCGGCTGTCCGGTGAGAGCTACGCTTCCGACAACCTCAATCAGATGCTTTGGGAACTCGTATGTCAACTCGCGCATGGTCTTGCCAATCACCTCACTGCGCTTAAGTCCGGTAATAAGCTCAAAGGCAGGATTCACTTCGAGAAAACGAAAATCGATTGGTGCGCCCTCATCGTCACATACTATTTCATGAAGGGCAAAGCCCTCGGTCATCGTTTCAAACAGAGATCGGAAACGTGTCGCAATTTCCGCCATTTCACTTTCAAGTTTCCTGATACGAGCAAAAGAAGCTTCGAGCTCTTGAGACAATTCTTCTTCTGTCTTTTCCTGAACTTTCATTGCCGTATCCTCCGGCTAGCGAGGGCCCTCCTCTTCTTCCGTTTGCAGTAAACAAGTTGCCTTATCTGACATAGTATGTCGCATTGAAGTAAAATATTAAACCAAACCCTTGCCGGATAAGGCGGCATTTCAGTTATAGCTACACGAGCGCCTTTGACAGGACACGTCGAAAATCAGGAGTCCTCCATGGTGTCCACGGCGATACAGAAATAAAGACAGGTGAAACATAGAAGGCAGTCTCTGCTTTACCGACGGACGGGAGTCTCCTGAGAGAACTGAATTTACAAACCATTCGCATGGAAACATGAACTGTTAGTCAGCAACGTGAGAAGGAGGTGGGGATACGAGCGGAAAAGGAAGTGGGAGCCTGGAACCTGGAAATGTCAAATTGTCACAAACAATGCCCACTGACAAATTCCAGAACGTCTTTCACCACGGCATCCCGCTCTTCGGTCATGAAGCCGTGTCCTACGCCTGCATAACGCTTGAGAACTGAATTCGGAATCTGCGATGCAAGCAAGTCGGAGTTCTCCGGCGGGATCAAAATGTCTTCGGCGCCCGTCAAAA is part of the Candidatus Abyssobacteria bacterium SURF_5 genome and harbors:
- a CDS encoding PAS domain S-box protein, with amino-acid sequence MKVQEKTEEELSQELEASFARIRKLESEMAEIATRFRSLFETMTEGFALHEIVCDDEGAPIDFRFLEVNPAFELITGLKRSEVIGKTMRELTYEFPKHLIEVVGSVALTGQPTHFENTFEDRSYDVFAYSPVHGQFAAIFRDITERKQMEERLQEIERNYEGLFHNKSAGIAHCKVVLNDLDEPVNYVHLEVNDTYEAVVGLRKEDVIGKTATQVVPDLSKAVIERVGRVALTGKDERFEVYLPSLKRWLDVNAYSSKKGYFTAIFYNITGRKKMEEALRESERNLAEGQRMGRMGSWQWNVNTRKLTWSDELFRIYGISPAVEPTLEELSKIVHPHDRESFVESIADLDRTGKSYSIDFRIIKDGSNRWIHSEGGATAFDETGKVLQLAGIVQDVTERKMTEEALKEARDEAENERHRLEAVMEALPVGLSIVNEHGRLTLHNSAFRNIWNGAKVGPLPPNFSFDEFHPYVAWWPDTGNRVQPQEWASARAARKGETVVGQVMEIRRFDGAIGFIIKSAAPIRDTTGKIIGAACVAQDITELRRIEDELRENEEKYREITKSLKKTVKEQVEQLRQVESLAAVGRMVSVVAHEIRNPLLNILLGAASLRNMMADNNEALEVLDEINYGADLLRTSVNDLLNYARPIRLENEMTGLGEIIQDALKEMRYKLENIDVEIRLEDEKRTLFLDRSKMKRALINIIQNAAEAMPAGGKLEIGSQTSTQGNLTLAISDTGQGMTAETVRNLFEPFYTTKATGTGLGLSISKKIIEAHSGKISIKSRPGKGTTVKISLPINGENKTEA